CGCGATCCGGCGTACCGCCTCGCTTTTCGCCCCGCCGCCGACCAGGACGATCCGGTTCGCCTGGGCGCCCTGGTCGACGAGCGCGTCCAGGCCGTCCGCCAGGGCGCAGAGCATGCCCTCGACGGCGGCCCGGGCCAGGTGCGCCGGGTCGGACGTCTTCAGGGTCAGCCCGTGGATCGCGCCCGTGGCATCCGGCCGGTTCGGGGTCCGCTCACCCTCCAGGTACGGCACCAGGACCAGGCCGTCCGCACCGGCGGGCGCGGACAGCGCGAGCCGGGACAACTCGTCGTGCGAGACCCCGAGCAGTCGCGCCGCCGCGTCCAGCACCCGGGCCGCGTTGAGCGTGACCACGATCGGCAGGAAGCGGCCGGTGGTGTCGGCGAACCCGGCCACCGTGCCGCTCGGGTCGACGGGTGCCGTCTCCGAGGAGACGAACACCGTGCCGGACGTGCCGATCGAGACGATCACGTCGCCGGGCAGCGCGCCGGTCCCGAGGGCGGCGGCGGCGTTGTCCCCGGCTCCCGGGCCCAGCGGGGCGCCGTTCGGCAGGCGCCCGGCTACCCCGGTCGGACCGAGGACATCCGGCGTTCGCAGGGCCCGGCCGAATCCGAGCTCCAGCAGGTCGGGCCGGTATTCGTTGGTCCTGGCCGACCAGTAGAGCGTGCCGCTGGCGTCGCTGCGGTCGGTCCTGATGTCCGCGATGTCGGTGGACCCGGACAGTTTCCAGGTGAGCCAGTCGTGCGGCAGGCAGACCGCGGCGACCCGGGCCGCGTTCTCCGGCTCGTTGCGCGCCAGCCAGCGCAGCTTCGTGAGCGTGAAACTGGCGACCGGCACGATCCCGACCGCCTCCGCCCACCTGTCCCCGCCGCCCAGTTCGGCGATCAGGTCGGCGGCCGCGCCGGCGCTGCGCGTGTCGTTCCACAGCAGCGCCGGGCGGACCACCGCACCGTTCTCGTCCAGCACGACCATGCCGTGCTGCTGACCGGCCACCGAGGCGGCGGCCACGTCGTCCAGGCCGCCGGCCTCCTCGATCGCCTGCCGCAGCGCGGTCCACCAGGCGTCCGGATGCACCTCGGTGCCGTCCGGGTGGGTGGCCCGGCCCTGCCGGACCAGCTTCCCCGTCTCGGCGTCACGGATGACGACCTTGCACGACTGCGTCGAGCTGTCGATCCCGGCCACCAGCGCCATGGTCAGCGCGCCCCGATCAGGTGCTCGACGGCCAGCTGGTTGAGCCGGATGAACCCGTAGCCCTGGGCGCCGGGGACGGTCACGTCGAAGTCCTCGAACGCGCTGCGGTCGGCGAGCAGGTCGGCGTAGCTCTCGCCCGGGTTCAGGGTCGGGGTGGACAGCTCGCCGACCTTCGCGGCGGCCAGCGCCTCCTGCACCTCGGGGTCCGCGCGGAACGCCTTGGCCCGCTCCTTGAGCAGCAGGTACATCCGGATGTTGGCCTTGACCGACTCCCAGACGCCGTCGAAGTCCTCGGTGCGCGACGGCTTGTAGTCGAAGTGCCGCGGGCCGTCGTAGGGGCTGGCGCCGTCGAGGCCGTTCTCCAGCAGGTCGACCGTGGAGAACGCGTTGAGCAGGTCGCCGTGACCGAAGACCAGGTCCTGGTCGTACTTCGGGCCGTGCTGACCGTTCAGGTCGATGTGGAACAACTTCTTGTGCCACAGCGCCTGGGCGATGCCGTGGGTGAAGTTGAGGTTCGACATCTGCTCGTGGCCGACCTCGGGGTTGATGCCGAACAGCTCGGGCCGGTCCAGCTCCTGGGTGAACGCGATGGCGTGGCCGGCGGTCGGGAGCAGGATGTCGCCGCGAGGCTCGTTCGGCTTCGGCTCGATGGCGAAGCGGTAGCCGTAGCCGCGGTCCTCCGAGTACTGCGCGAGCAGGTTCAACGCCTCGGCGTAGCGGTCGAGCGCGGCCCGGACGTCCTTCGCGGAGTCGTACTCCGAGCCCTCACGGCCGCCCCACAGCACCAGGATCCTGGAGCCCAGCTCGGCGCCGAGGTCCATCTGGCGCAGCACCTTGCGCAGCGCGTAGCGCCGAACGTTGCGATCGTTGCTGGTGAAGCCGCCGTCCTTGAAGATGGGCTGCTGGAACAGGTTGGTGGTCACCGACGGGACGATGAGCCCGGTCTCGTCGAGCGCCTTCTTGAAGGCGGCGACGATGCGGTCGCGGGTCGCGGCGTCCGCGCCGAACGGCACCAGGTCGTCGTCGTGGAAGCCGACGCCGTACGCCCCGAGCTCGGCGAGCTTGTGCACGGTCTCGATCGGGTCGAGCGCGGGACGGGTGGCCTCGCCGAACGGGTCGCGTGCTTCCCAGCCGACGGTCCAGAGACCGAAGGAGAACTTGTCCTCACGTGTGGGCTGCACAGACACGGTTACCTCCGGGAAACGCGTTGGATTTGTTTGCTGGTTGAATTATTTGCCCGGGGTATGGCATTGTCAAGGCGTGACGGCTCGGTTGACCTCCGCATCGAGCGCCCCCGTCCGGCAGTCGAGTGTGCGCGCTCACAATCTCGCGCTGGTGCTGAGCACCGTGGCGGACAGCGCGGACCCGCCGTCCCGGGCCGCGGTCGCGACCCTCACCGGGCTCACCCGGGCCACCGTCTCGGCGCTTGTCGACGACCTGATCGCGGGCGGCCTGCTGACCGAGCTGGACCCGCCGCCGCGCACCGGAGCCGGCCGCCCGGCGGCCGGGCTCGCGCTCGCCTCGACCGGTCCGGCCGGGCTCGGCCTGGAGATCAACGTCGACTACCTGGCCGTCTGTGTGGTCGACCTGACCGGCGCGGTCCGGCAGCGCCTCGTCGAGCACGCCGACCAGCGCCCGGCCGCGGCGGCCGACGCGCTCGCCGCACTCGGCCGGCTGGCCGCCCGCGCCCGGCACGCCGCCGAGGCCGACGGGCTGGTGGTGGCCGGCGCCGCCCTCGCGGTCCCCGGCCTGGTCTCGGCCGGGTCGGTCCTGGACGCGCCGAACCTGGGCTGGCAGAACGTGGACGCACTGGCGCTGCTGCGCGGCGTGCCGGAGCTCGCCGACCTGTCGATCGTCGTCGAGAACGAGGCCAACCTCGCCGCCCTCGGTGAGTTGCGGGTCGCGGGGGGCGAGCAGACGTTCCTGTACGTCTCCGGCGAGATCGGCATCGGCGCCGGGCTGGTGATCGACGGCCAGCTGTACCGCGGCGCGCGCGGCTGGAGCGGCGAGATCGGTCACGTGACGGTCCACCCCGACGGGCGGGCCTGCCGCTGCGGCTCGAACGGCTGCCTGGAGCAGTACGCCGGTCAGGAGGCGCTCGGCGCGGGTGAGCCGCAGGCCGCCGCGGCGCTGGGCATCGCGCTGGCCGCGGTGGTCAACCTGCTGGACGTGCCGGTGATCGTGCTGGGCGGGGCCTATGCGACCTACTTCGACCGGCTGCGCGACGGCATCGAGGCCGAGTTGCGGCGCCGGGTGCTGACCGCGAGGCTCGCGCCGGTCACGCTGCGGGCCGCCCGGCTGGGCACGAACGCCGCGGTGCGCGGGGCGGCGGACGCGGTGGTACGGGGCGTGCGCGACGATCCGGCGGCCTGGCTGCGGCGGGTCGGCTGAGGGCGCCTACCCGGGCCGGGCTGAAGGCGAGTTCAGGTAGGCGTGGCTCGCCGCGAGCGCCGCGAAGACGTCGCCGTCGCTGGCCTTCATCTCGACGATGCGCAGCGCGCCGGCCGGGGTGGCGGCCAGGATCTCCGCCGTCGGCATCGCGCCCCGCCCGAGGGCGACGTGCGGGGCGTCCGCGGTGATCGGGCCGTCCTTCAGGTGTACGGCCGGCACCCGCGCGCCGAGCCGGTCGAGGACGGCCGGTACGTCGGCGCCGCCGACGGCCGCCCAGTAGGTGTCGAGCTCGAAGAGGACATCCGGGGCCACCAGGTCGGCCAGGGCCTCCAGGGCGTGCCGGCCGTCGACCCGGGCGGCGAACTCGGACCAGTAGTTGTGGTAGCCGATCCGCAGGCCGTACCCGGCGGCCCGCTCGGCGAGCGCGTTGAGCGCGTCGGCGGTGCGCTCCAGTGCCGCCGGGCCGGTGAAGGCGTCGTCGGGGAGGCCGGTTCCGACGATGGCCAGGTCGGTGCCGAGCGTCGCCACGGCTTCCAGGGCCGCGTCGCGGTCGGCGGTGAAGAACCGGTGCGAGTGGGCGCTGCAGACGGCGAGGCCGGCATCCTCGGCCGCCGCACGCAGGCCGGCCGGGTCGTCGAGAGCCTCGAAGGGCTCGACGCCGCGGTAGCCGAGACCGGCCACGCGCCGTAGCGCGCCGTGGCGGTCGGCCGCCAGCTCGTCCCGGATGGTCCACAGGTTGACCGCTGGCGAGTTCGACATCAGTCCGTGCCCTTTCCGGTGGCTGTCGCGGGGATGTTCGGAAGCGCGAAGGACGACACCCAGGTCACCACGAGCAGGGCGGCGCACAACCAGTAGGCCAGCTCGCTCGCGGCGAACGGCGACGCGCCCCGACCGATCTGATCGAAGATCACCGTGGAGAAGATCGCCGCCGCCACCGCGCCACCCAGTTGCTGGAGGGCGTTGACGGCGCCGGTGGCCGACCCGAGCTCGCGGTCGTCGACCCGGGACAGGACCAGGTTCAGGAACTGCCCGAAGAACAGGCCGGTCCCGACGCCGGCGACGAGAAACGCGGGCGCCAGGTTGAAGCTGGTGAGGCCGGAGTCGTACCGCAGGCCGTCCGGCCCCGGGTAGGTGGTGGTGCCGGCGGTGGCCGCCACGGTCACCGCGGCCAGGCCCATCCCCACCGCCTGGCACAGGATTCCGGCCTGGAGCACCAGGCGCGGTCTCCGCTTCGCGAGCAACTGCCCGATGCCCATCGCGGCGATGGTGCCCACCGGCCACCAGGTGCCGGTCAGGCCGCTGCGGAGCGGCGACCAGCCGACGTACAGCTGGACCAGGACCGGGTAGACG
The genomic region above belongs to Micromonospora sp. WMMD1128 and contains:
- the xylB gene encoding xylulokinase → MALVAGIDSSTQSCKVVIRDAETGKLVRQGRATHPDGTEVHPDAWWTALRQAIEEAGGLDDVAAASVAGQQHGMVVLDENGAVVRPALLWNDTRSAGAAADLIAELGGGDRWAEAVGIVPVASFTLTKLRWLARNEPENAARVAAVCLPHDWLTWKLSGSTDIADIRTDRSDASGTLYWSARTNEYRPDLLELGFGRALRTPDVLGPTGVAGRLPNGAPLGPGAGDNAAAALGTGALPGDVIVSIGTSGTVFVSSETAPVDPSGTVAGFADTTGRFLPIVVTLNAARVLDAAARLLGVSHDELSRLALSAPAGADGLVLVPYLEGERTPNRPDATGAIHGLTLKTSDPAHLARAAVEGMLCALADGLDALVDQGAQANRIVLVGGGAKSEAVRRIAPALFGKPVLVPPPGEYVADGAARQAAWVVAGGDTPPRWSAETPETYEDDPVPLIREQYATAQHAVLDRPRAG
- the xylA gene encoding xylose isomerase, producing MSVQPTREDKFSFGLWTVGWEARDPFGEATRPALDPIETVHKLAELGAYGVGFHDDDLVPFGADAATRDRIVAAFKKALDETGLIVPSVTTNLFQQPIFKDGGFTSNDRNVRRYALRKVLRQMDLGAELGSRILVLWGGREGSEYDSAKDVRAALDRYAEALNLLAQYSEDRGYGYRFAIEPKPNEPRGDILLPTAGHAIAFTQELDRPELFGINPEVGHEQMSNLNFTHGIAQALWHKKLFHIDLNGQHGPKYDQDLVFGHGDLLNAFSTVDLLENGLDGASPYDGPRHFDYKPSRTEDFDGVWESVKANIRMYLLLKERAKAFRADPEVQEALAAAKVGELSTPTLNPGESYADLLADRSAFEDFDVTVPGAQGYGFIRLNQLAVEHLIGAR
- a CDS encoding ROK family protein: MTARLTSASSAPVRQSSVRAHNLALVLSTVADSADPPSRAAVATLTGLTRATVSALVDDLIAGGLLTELDPPPRTGAGRPAAGLALASTGPAGLGLEINVDYLAVCVVDLTGAVRQRLVEHADQRPAAAADALAALGRLAARARHAAEADGLVVAGAALAVPGLVSAGSVLDAPNLGWQNVDALALLRGVPELADLSIVVENEANLAALGELRVAGGEQTFLYVSGEIGIGAGLVIDGQLYRGARGWSGEIGHVTVHPDGRACRCGSNGCLEQYAGQEALGAGEPQAAAALGIALAAVVNLLDVPVIVLGGAYATYFDRLRDGIEAELRRRVLTARLAPVTLRAARLGTNAAVRGAADAVVRGVRDDPAAWLRRVG
- a CDS encoding sugar phosphate isomerase/epimerase — translated: MSNSPAVNLWTIRDELAADRHGALRRVAGLGYRGVEPFEALDDPAGLRAAAEDAGLAVCSAHSHRFFTADRDAALEAVATLGTDLAIVGTGLPDDAFTGPAALERTADALNALAERAAGYGLRIGYHNYWSEFAARVDGRHALEALADLVAPDVLFELDTYWAAVGGADVPAVLDRLGARVPAVHLKDGPITADAPHVALGRGAMPTAEILAATPAGALRIVEMKASDGDVFAALAASHAYLNSPSARPG